The following coding sequences lie in one Zingiber officinale cultivar Zhangliang chromosome 2B, Zo_v1.1, whole genome shotgun sequence genomic window:
- the LOC122045539 gene encoding probable choline kinase 2 codes for MVANGIEDGVRNVGCVVEQEEMEEEEGLIPVEARKILIRLALGWNDVKDSRAIEVVPLKGAMTNEVYQIEWLSQGPYPRKVIVRLYGEGVDVFFDRNEEIRTFEFMSRHGQGPRLLDRFSNGRIEEFIHARTLSAVDLRDPQISALIALKLREFHDLDMPGPKTILLWNRMRKWLKVAKSFCAGADAQEFCLDALEKEITTLENEITREEQRICFCHNDLQYGNIMIDETTGVVTIIDYEYASYNPVPFDIANHFCEMAANYHTETPHILDFTRYPDFEERKRFVEIYLGSSGEQVEDAKVENLLFSIDKYALASHLIWGLWGIISDRVNDIEFDYMEYARQRFRQFWSTKSATMLGSQR; via the exons ATGGTAGCTAACGGGATCGAGGATGGCGTTCGAAACGTCGGCTGCGTGGTTGAGCAGGAAgagatggaggaggaggaggggttGATTCCCGTGGAGGCTAGGAAGATCTTGATCCGCCTCGCTTTAGGATGGAACGACGTGAAGGATTCCCGGGCGATCGAGGTCGTGCCGCTCAAGGGCGCCATGACCAACGAGGTCTACCAAATCGAGTGGCTCTCGCAAGGTCCTTACCCTCGCAAGGTGATCGTTCGCCTCTACGGAGAGGGTGTCGACGTCTTCTTCGACCGCAACGAGGAGATCCGGACCTTCGAGTTCATGTCCCGGCACGGCCAGGGCCCGCGTCTCCTCGACCGCTTCAGCAACGGCCGCATCGAAGAGTTTATCCATGCCAGG ACACTTTCTGCTGTCGACCTCCGCGACCCACAAATATCTGCCCTCATAGCATTGAAACTGAGGGAGTTCCATGATCTTGACATGCCTGGCCCCAAAACTATACTACTCTGGAACAGAATGAG AAAGTGGCTTAAAGTAGCAAAGAGCTTCTGCGCTGGGGCAGATGCCCAAGAGTTTTGTTTGGATGCACTTGAGAAGGAGATCACAACTTTGGAGAATGAAATCACCAGAGAAGAACAGAGGATATGTTTCTGTCATAATGATCTTCAGTATGGAAACATTATGATTGATGAAACTACTGGCGTGGTGACTATAATA GACTATGAGTATGCCAGTTACAACCCTGTTCCATTTGATATTGCCAATCACTTCTGCGAGATGGCTGCTAATTACCACACCGAAACGCCTCATATATTGGACTTCACAAGATATCCAG ATTTTGAAGAGAGGAAACGATTTGTCGAGATATATCTTGGATCTTCTG gTGAGCAAGTGGAAGATGCCAAAGTGGAGAACCTTCTCTTCAGCATCGACAAGTATGCTTTGGCAAGTCATCTCATTTGGGGTTTATGGGGAATTATCTCT GACCGTGTAAATGATATAGAGTTTGATTACATGGAGTATGCAAGGCAGAGGTTCCGGCAATTCTGGTCGACGAAGTCTGCAACAATGCTTGGATCCCAGCGTTAA